One genomic segment of candidate division KSB1 bacterium includes these proteins:
- the rpsL gene encoding 30S ribosomal protein S12 — MPTINQLVRLGRKKIGRKTTAPALAGSPQRRGVCTRVYTTTPKKPNSALRKVARVRLTNSYEVTAYIPGEGHNLQEHSIVLIRGGRVKDLPGVRYHIVRGVYDTAGVQERHQGRSKYGTKKKSTASK; from the coding sequence TTGCCAACCATAAATCAATTGGTCCGCCTCGGGCGGAAGAAGATCGGACGAAAGACGACTGCGCCGGCTTTGGCTGGCTCACCACAACGGCGGGGTGTTTGTACAAGAGTGTACACAACCACCCCCAAAAAGCCGAACTCCGCGTTGCGCAAAGTCGCGCGCGTTCGATTGACAAACAGCTATGAGGTTACCGCCTACATTCCCGGTGAGGGTCACAATCTCCAGGAGCATTCGATCGTTTTGATTCGTGGCGGCCGCGTGAAAGACCTGCCGGGTGTGCGTTATCATATTGTCCGTGGCGTCTACGACACGGCAGGCGTACAAGAGCGCCATCAAGGACGTTCGAAGTACGGCACGAAAAAGAAATCAACCGCGAGCAAATAA